The Paenibacillus sp. FSL W8-0426 region CCCGCAGCACATCGAGCGGTGCTCCGGACGCGGTTTCTACCCGCAATCCCAGCTGGCGGGCAATTGTGGATTGCGCCATTTGCTTTACGGAGAGAGGGAGCGACGCATCGGATGCAAGCGCGAAGGCGTCTTTGAAACGCGATTCCAGCAGCAGGGAATGCAGTACGGGAAGGACCACGTCTGCGGGTTCGCCAATCAGGGCAAGCCTCGACGGGTTTCCCCTCCCACGGCCGGGCTGCCAACGGATATATTGCTGCTGCTCAAGCTTGCGCAGCACAAGCTTGACGTTTCGCGGCGTGCAGTGAAACAGCTTGGCAAGCTGTTCGATCGTGACGGCATACGAGCCGTCCGGAGCAGTATCGCTATGCTCCCGAAGCTGATGAAGCTGCATGTAATATTCATGAATTTGCATGGATAGATCTCCTGTTATGGGATAAAAGGTGAAATTACGTTGCAATAAGGTACACTTTTTATTCTCCTTTTGCCAGATACAATTATACATGAGAGCGCCACGATGCGCTCGACCTTGTATGTACTTGGCAAAGGAGAATGAACATGAGCTTGAAGCAATTGCACCCCACGATACGTATTCGGATTTTGACGGTATTCATGACACGAACGATCGAAGCGATGATTTTTCCGTTCATGGCCATTTATTTTTCGGAAAAGCTGGGAGAGAAAACGGCTGGCCTGCTGATGGTCTTGCTCATCGTTTTGCGTATAGCCGCAAGCTTCTGGGGTGGGTACCTGGCAGATCGATATGGACGGAAAAAAGTACTGATCTATGCCGAAGGCGTGCTGTTTGCGGCCGCTGTGCTGATGGCGGCAGCCAATGCGCCGGGGATCGATTCGGTCTGGCTGACCTTTGCCATGGTCATGCTGCATGGGGCGGCGAACGGCATTGGAGCTCCTGCGGCGGATGCCATGCTGATCGACGTCAGCACGCCGGAAACGAGAACGCTGATGTACAGCATCAATTATTGGGCCATCAACCTGTCGATCACGCTCGGCACGGCCATCGGCGGGTGGATGTTTAAGGATTACCGGTTTGAGCTGTTTATGGCCATGGCTTTGGTGAGTCTGTGCATCCTTCTGTTGACCGCGTTTCGGGTGAAGGAGACATATCAACCTCGACCGATGCAGGGGAAGCGGGGAATGCGCTTTAGGGGGGCGGCAATGATGCTCCAAACGTACCAGTCCGTTTACAAGGACAAACGTTTTATGGCATACAGCCTTGGCATGCTGCTGTTGTTATCGACCGAGTTTCATCTCACCCAATATATCGGCGTCCGATTGGAACGAGAGTTTGTTCCCCTTACGGTAGATCTTCCTTTCCTGCCTGCGATGGAACTCCATGGCATCCATATGTTTGGGCTGATCCAAATGGAGAATACGATTCTGATCGTGGTGATGGCGCTGGGCATCAATGCATTGCTCAAACGTTATGACCGGCCATGGCAGCGGGTGAAATGGCTGACGCTGGGTTCGGTGGCGTACGTTGCGGGTTTTGCGGTCATCGCCTATACAAACGAGCCGTTGCTGCTCGCGTTGTTCATGCTGGTTGCCACCGTCGGAGAGCTGATTCACACGCCCTTGCGCCAGCGGGAGCTGGCTGAAATGGTCAGCGTGGAAGCACGCAGCTCCTATATGGCCGTGAACGGCATGATGATGCAGGGTGCGCGCATGATTGCCGCAATGGGCATTACCGTCGGCGCTTTTCTGCCGTCCGCCGGCATGGCTGGGCTCATATTTGCCATCGGTATGACGGGTACGTTGTTGATTAGGCGAGTTGTTGCCAAGCCGCTGAGGGAGTTTTCCCAACCGGAGAAGACGATGCGGAAATATGGAACTTAAAAGACTCGCTGCATTAATCAAAGGGGACCGGCGTAAATTCCGATGACTGCGGGCTGCGATGCCTTCCATACGAAGAGGTTGGTGTTACGGTTGCCCGGTTTTTGGGGTAAGGGATACCAGAGGCGGAAAATATAACACCCCCACACGGAAATGGAGGCGGCAGCATGAGTTCGGAAAACACAGCACTCTCATCGTGGTGGAGAACGTCCACGGTGTACCAGGTATATCCCAAAAGCTTTAAAGACACCACAGGCTCTGGCACGGGAGACATCCCCGGCCTGATCGAAAAATTGGACTATTTGCACGATTTGGGGATCGATATCGTCTGGCTGCAGCCCGTATACATATCCCCGCAGCGGGATAACGGCTATGATGTAGCCGATTATTACCGAATCAATCCCGAATATGGCAGCATGGAAGATATGGATGCGCTGCTGGAAGGGCTTGACGCACGGGGCATGAAACTGATGATCGACATCGTGGTGAACCATACGTCCACAGAACATGAATGGTTCAAACAGGCCCGCTCGTCCCGGGACAACCCGTATCGGGACTACTACATTTGGCGTGACCCTGCGCCGGACGGCGGCGTGCCGAACAACTGGCAGTCCAAGTTCGGGGGCCCGGCCTGGCAGTATGACGAACAAACAGGGCAGTATTTTCTCACCTTGTTCGACAAAACGCAGGCGGATCTGAATTGGGAAAATGAGCAGGTGCGTTCGGAAGTGCGGAAAATGCTCAAGTTCTGGGCGGATAAGGGTGTGGCCGGTTTCCGCATGGACGTGATCAACCTGATCTCGAAGGATCAGCGCTTTCCCGACGATGACGGCAGCGTGCCGCCCGGGGACGGACGC contains the following coding sequences:
- a CDS encoding MFS transporter; this encodes MSLKQLHPTIRIRILTVFMTRTIEAMIFPFMAIYFSEKLGEKTAGLLMVLLIVLRIAASFWGGYLADRYGRKKVLIYAEGVLFAAAVLMAAANAPGIDSVWLTFAMVMLHGAANGIGAPAADAMLIDVSTPETRTLMYSINYWAINLSITLGTAIGGWMFKDYRFELFMAMALVSLCILLLTAFRVKETYQPRPMQGKRGMRFRGAAMMLQTYQSVYKDKRFMAYSLGMLLLLSTEFHLTQYIGVRLEREFVPLTVDLPFLPAMELHGIHMFGLIQMENTILIVVMALGINALLKRYDRPWQRVKWLTLGSVAYVAGFAVIAYTNEPLLLALFMLVATVGELIHTPLRQRELAEMVSVEARSSYMAVNGMMMQGARMIAAMGITVGAFLPSAGMAGLIFAIGMTGTLLIRRVVAKPLREFSQPEKTMRKYGT